A window from Moritella yayanosii encodes these proteins:
- the arcB gene encoding aerobic respiration two-component sensor histidine kinase ArcB: MMKIRAWAQYYVDMLVKLGVIRFSILSAATVIFFSITIQASINYILRGQVKLDDLYAAILFAIIITPWVVFFLSIVVQQLEHSRKRLSKMVYKLQEVRARDLQLQQELQVNLIELNAEFEERKKAEADRNQAFKDLENEVFHREQAQLIVEERSALVRSFIDSSPDLVYYSNEQGQFSGCNLAMEALTGKIEKELIGLTPFDVFDTEIAAKFAATDKAVLNTKLPETYEQWLTYPDGHKACFELRKVPFFGRRNEYIGVLGYGRDITERKKYQDALEKASRDKTTFISTISHELRTPLNGVVGLSRILLDSSLNAEQRQHLNTIYVSAQTMGNIFNDIIDLDKFDRRKFEIINQPIEFRSFLNDIKTLALLQVAQKGLVLAFEIFGDIPDFINADGTRLRQVLWNLVSNAVKFTDSGEISIRIFTSEEANNKIGLTFEVEDTGIGISAAGQDKIFAMYYQEQGSKRATGTGIGLSVAKSLMTAMGGDIWVRSELGEGSCFTIEFDVDGVDSLLPSGTAGSEQIKLSVLLVEDIELNVTVCTAILNKLGHTVEVAVDGRSAIQMAENNSYDLIFLDINLPDISGFEIIKILRENKTLELPPVVAITANVINNRQEYIEKGMNDAISKPVSINAVTGVINRLFNQVEKKVKPKLHYTADDQEMLDEYLDIDLLQQYLDTLGKDLLLQSVRFFEQTMPHYLTLLNTNLTARDQDAIVDEAHKIKGAAGTVGLMRIQQVSQLVQSPDQPTWWENIDDWVEQINTEYQHDVKRLKTWIESQDG; the protein is encoded by the coding sequence ATGATGAAAATCAGAGCTTGGGCTCAATACTATGTTGATATGCTCGTTAAATTGGGCGTTATTCGTTTTAGTATCCTCTCCGCCGCTACGGTTATTTTCTTTTCTATTACTATTCAAGCCAGCATTAATTATATTCTACGTGGTCAGGTTAAACTTGATGATCTATATGCGGCAATCTTATTTGCGATTATCATTACGCCTTGGGTGGTGTTTTTTCTCTCTATCGTCGTTCAGCAACTCGAACATTCACGAAAACGACTCAGTAAAATGGTTTACAAACTGCAAGAAGTCCGCGCTCGTGATTTACAGTTACAACAAGAGTTACAAGTTAACCTGATTGAACTGAATGCTGAATTTGAAGAGCGTAAAAAAGCAGAAGCAGATAGAAACCAGGCCTTCAAAGATTTGGAAAATGAAGTATTTCATCGTGAGCAAGCACAACTTATTGTTGAAGAACGGTCTGCATTAGTACGTTCATTTATTGATAGCTCGCCAGATCTGGTTTATTACAGTAATGAACAGGGACAATTTTCTGGTTGTAATTTAGCCATGGAAGCGCTCACGGGTAAGATTGAAAAAGAGCTTATCGGTTTGACGCCGTTTGATGTTTTTGATACTGAAATTGCGGCTAAATTTGCGGCAACAGACAAAGCCGTTCTTAATACCAAATTACCGGAAACCTATGAACAGTGGTTAACTTACCCCGATGGTCATAAGGCTTGCTTTGAATTACGAAAAGTGCCCTTTTTTGGACGCCGGAATGAATATATCGGGGTACTGGGTTATGGCCGTGACATTACCGAACGCAAAAAATACCAAGATGCATTAGAAAAAGCCAGCCGGGATAAAACCACATTTATTTCGACCATTAGCCATGAATTACGCACGCCGTTAAATGGCGTCGTTGGTTTAAGCCGGATCTTACTTGATAGCTCGCTTAATGCTGAGCAACGTCAGCACTTAAATACTATTTATGTTAGCGCGCAAACAATGGGTAACATCTTTAATGATATTATTGATTTAGATAAATTTGACCGCCGTAAATTTGAGATCATAAATCAACCAATTGAATTCAGAAGTTTTCTCAATGATATTAAAACCCTAGCACTGCTTCAAGTAGCACAAAAAGGCTTGGTGTTAGCATTTGAGATATTCGGCGATATTCCCGACTTTATCAATGCCGATGGTACACGATTGCGTCAAGTATTATGGAACTTGGTGTCGAATGCCGTTAAATTTACTGATTCAGGTGAAATTAGTATCCGGATATTTACCAGTGAGGAAGCGAATAACAAAATTGGTCTAACCTTTGAAGTAGAGGATACTGGCATTGGTATTTCTGCCGCTGGACAAGATAAGATATTCGCGATGTATTATCAGGAACAAGGCAGTAAGCGTGCTACGGGTACGGGTATTGGTCTGTCTGTCGCCAAAAGTTTAATGACGGCAATGGGTGGGGATATCTGGGTCAGAAGTGAATTAGGTGAAGGTTCATGTTTCACCATCGAGTTTGATGTGGATGGTGTGGATAGCTTACTACCGAGTGGTACTGCTGGCAGTGAGCAAATTAAACTGTCGGTACTACTGGTTGAAGATATCGAACTGAATGTTACTGTGTGTACCGCAATTTTAAATAAACTCGGACATACTGTTGAAGTGGCTGTTGATGGTCGTAGCGCTATCCAAATGGCAGAGAATAATAGCTACGATTTAATCTTCTTAGATATTAATTTACCTGATATCTCGGGGTTTGAAATTATTAAAATATTACGAGAGAATAAAACGCTTGAGTTACCGCCAGTGGTCGCGATAACGGCGAATGTCATTAATAATCGTCAAGAATATATTGAGAAAGGCATGAATGATGCGATCAGTAAACCAGTCTCTATCAATGCCGTAACCGGTGTGATCAATCGCTTATTTAACCAGGTAGAAAAAAAGGTAAAACCTAAGCTGCATTATACTGCTGATGATCAAGAAATGCTGGATGAATACCTTGATATTGATTTATTACAACAATATCTCGATACCTTAGGTAAAGATTTATTACTGCAAAGTGTGCGTTTTTTTGAACAAACAATGCCGCATTATTTGACGTTGTTAAACACTAATTTAACGGCGCGAGACCAAGATGCGATTGTTGATGAAGCCCATAAAATCAAAGGCGCAGCAGGGACGGTTGGATTAATGCGGATCCAGCAAGTATCACAATTGGTCCAGTCACCAGACCAACCTACATGGTGGGAAAATATTGACGATTGGGTTGAGCAGATTAATACCGAATATCAGCATGACGTTAAGCGTCTGAAGACCTGGATCGAGAGCCAAGATGGATAA
- the cls gene encoding cardiolipin synthase has translation MDKWDSFTNFFTLLLVFLHAVIIILVSFRVITKRRPASISLAWLAVIYALPFAGVVIYLIFGELYLGKKRVQRAAVMFGPFTQRINLCAAPYLVSCDADKRSLVTPLRELIYGRFQMPAVIGNQLTLLTRPHDILEQIIADVNTATHVVYLEFYIWAVGGKTDLVASALINAAKRGVDCRVMLDSVGSSPFFKSRWPKLFKQAGIHLIEVLPVGPMRIFFHRQDLRMHRKLIAIDNHVGYTGSMNLVDPEVFKQHAGVGEWVDIMIRMQGPIIPITGSLLEWDWEMETGESLVNTRASKYQESSVFEECSHVQMIPSGPYFDDDNIHQVLVSAIYLAQKSLILTTPYFVPDEALQAALKTASARGVKVQIILPAKNDSRMVDYACKGFFDELLVCGVEIYQYQNGLLHTKSILVDNELCLVGTVNLDKRSFWLNFEVTLLIDKSPFIEELYQLQLSYIAHSHQVCLTQWRQRGRVQRFLESLFYLFNPLL, from the coding sequence ATGGATAAGTGGGATTCGTTTACTAATTTTTTTACCTTACTGTTGGTTTTTTTGCATGCTGTGATAATTATATTAGTATCATTTCGGGTTATTACTAAGCGACGTCCTGCCAGTATATCGTTGGCTTGGTTAGCGGTGATTTACGCGTTACCGTTTGCTGGTGTCGTCATTTATCTAATTTTTGGCGAGCTGTACTTAGGTAAAAAGCGAGTGCAACGAGCCGCTGTAATGTTCGGTCCTTTTACCCAACGGATTAATCTATGTGCCGCCCCGTATCTGGTCTCTTGTGATGCGGATAAGAGAAGTTTAGTTACCCCATTGCGTGAGTTGATTTATGGGCGTTTTCAAATGCCAGCCGTGATTGGTAATCAACTGACGTTATTAACCCGTCCTCACGATATTCTTGAGCAGATAATAGCAGATGTGAATACTGCTACCCACGTTGTGTATCTCGAGTTTTATATATGGGCGGTGGGCGGTAAAACCGACCTAGTTGCTAGCGCGCTGATTAATGCCGCTAAACGTGGCGTCGACTGTCGCGTCATGCTCGATTCGGTAGGCAGTTCGCCGTTTTTTAAAAGTCGTTGGCCTAAGTTATTTAAACAGGCCGGTATTCACCTTATTGAAGTGCTGCCCGTTGGGCCGATGCGAATATTTTTTCATCGTCAAGATTTGCGTATGCACCGTAAGCTTATCGCGATTGATAACCATGTGGGTTATACTGGTAGTATGAATTTGGTTGATCCTGAGGTTTTTAAACAACACGCTGGGGTCGGTGAGTGGGTTGATATTATGATCCGCATGCAAGGGCCTATTATTCCGATTACCGGTTCGTTGTTGGAATGGGATTGGGAGATGGAAACGGGGGAAAGTTTAGTTAATACTAGGGCGTCTAAATACCAAGAAAGTTCTGTATTCGAAGAGTGCAGTCATGTGCAAATGATCCCATCAGGACCTTATTTTGATGATGATAATATTCATCAAGTATTGGTTTCAGCGATTTATTTAGCACAAAAATCTTTAATTCTGACCACGCCTTATTTTGTGCCCGATGAAGCCTTGCAAGCGGCTCTTAAAACCGCCAGCGCCCGCGGCGTAAAAGTGCAGATTATTCTACCGGCGAAGAATGATTCACGCATGGTGGATTATGCCTGCAAAGGTTTTTTTGATGAGTTGCTGGTATGCGGTGTCGAAATTTATCAATACCAAAATGGCTTACTGCATACTAAAAGTATTCTGGTGGATAATGAACTATGTTTAGTCGGTACAGTCAATTTAGATAAACGCAGTTTTTGGTTAAATTTTGAAGTCACATTGCTGATTGATAAGTCCCCTTTTATTGAAGAACTTTATCAATTACAGTTATCTTACATCGCCCATTCTCATCAGGTATGCCTAACTCAATGGCGACAACGAGGTCGAGTGCAACGATTTTTAGAAAGCCTATTTTACTTATTTAATCCGTTATTATAA
- a CDS encoding lipoprotein: protein MKKPILLALAVFSLAACSNIDTTEETAKSLPILPSYSNSCPDERPQMCTMDYRPVCGTTESNELKTFSNACGACSDVTVRGYSESECQSF from the coding sequence ATGAAAAAACCGATTTTATTAGCATTGGCAGTATTTTCTTTAGCGGCATGTAGTAATATCGATACTACAGAAGAGACAGCAAAGTCATTACCGATATTGCCAAGTTACAGCAATAGCTGCCCAGATGAGCGCCCACAGATGTGTACGATGGATTATCGCCCTGTATGTGGTACTACGGAATCAAATGAGCTGAAAACATTCAGTAATGCATGTGGTGCATGTTCTGATGTAACGGTGCGTGGTTATTCTGAAAGTGAGTGTCAGTCGTTTTAG
- a CDS encoding ketoacyl-ACP synthase III, whose amino-acid sequence MHYANITGWGKCLPPATLTNNDLSTFLDTNDEWIQSRTGMQERRISHVSTSELAYVAACQAIAAAGIDASELDGIFFATCTADCTLPSAASKVQAKLGATNAAVFDMNAACTGFVYGLSTASAFIQSGQMDKILVIGAERISYFLDWTERGTAVLFGDGAGAVILESSTEKQGILSSKIGCDGDAGHILSVPNFGTDRARFKNVDGLFDFHFEGKEIFKRAVTRMAEASAIALEKAGMTAEDVDFIIPHQANLRIIDFLAKRMGASKEKVMVNVHKYGNTSSATVPIALCEALEQGRIKAGDNVLLAAFGGGLTWGATVIKWGERTTPIATSDVSLPEYNGTALELIQDAVKGCQEAKLARESQAD is encoded by the coding sequence ATGCACTATGCAAATATCACCGGTTGGGGTAAATGCCTACCGCCTGCAACGCTAACAAATAATGATCTCAGCACTTTTCTTGATACTAATGACGAATGGATCCAATCTCGCACTGGTATGCAAGAACGTCGTATCTCACATGTAAGTACATCAGAATTAGCGTATGTGGCAGCGTGCCAAGCTATTGCAGCAGCGGGTATTGATGCATCAGAACTTGACGGTATTTTCTTTGCGACTTGTACTGCTGATTGCACACTGCCAAGTGCTGCATCAAAAGTTCAAGCTAAATTAGGCGCAACCAACGCCGCTGTATTTGATATGAATGCGGCTTGTACTGGTTTTGTTTATGGCCTGAGTACCGCAAGTGCATTTATCCAAAGTGGTCAAATGGACAAAATATTAGTAATTGGTGCAGAACGCATCAGTTATTTCCTTGACTGGACAGAGCGTGGCACTGCAGTATTATTCGGCGATGGTGCCGGCGCAGTGATTCTGGAATCGAGCACTGAAAAACAAGGTATTTTAAGTAGCAAAATTGGCTGTGATGGCGATGCTGGTCATATCCTTTCAGTACCTAACTTTGGTACTGACAGAGCACGTTTCAAAAATGTTGATGGTCTATTTGACTTCCACTTCGAGGGTAAAGAGATCTTTAAACGCGCGGTAACACGCATGGCTGAAGCCTCTGCGATTGCACTAGAGAAAGCAGGCATGACAGCTGAAGATGTTGATTTCATTATCCCACATCAAGCTAACTTGCGTATCATTGATTTTTTAGCCAAACGCATGGGTGCAAGCAAAGAAAAAGTCATGGTGAACGTACATAAATATGGAAATACCTCGTCAGCAACGGTGCCTATTGCACTTTGTGAAGCGCTAGAACAAGGCCGTATTAAAGCTGGTGACAATGTATTACTGGCTGCATTTGGTGGTGGTTTGACGTGGGGTGCGACGGTGATAAAATGGGGCGAAAGAACAACACCTATCGCAACATCAGATGTATCACTACCTGAATATAACGGCACTGCGTTGGAGCTCATCCAGGATGCTGTCAAGGGTTGTCAAGAGGCTAAATTAGCCCGTGAATCTCAAGCGGATTAA
- a CDS encoding Lrp/AsnC family transcriptional regulator — MKLDRTDKLILNLIQENGRISNLELADKIGLSASPCSRRVKNLEELGLIDKHVTLLDQAKLGLKLTAYIHISMDRHTPERFDNFEAEIAAIPDVMECCIITGSDADFQLKVIVPDMEHYQELLLGKITRIKGVTGVKSSFMLRNVLSRTVLPLDHIK, encoded by the coding sequence ATGAAACTAGATCGAACCGATAAATTAATTCTTAATTTAATACAAGAAAATGGCAGGATCAGTAATTTAGAATTAGCGGATAAAATTGGTCTATCGGCGTCGCCGTGCTCGCGACGGGTTAAAAATTTAGAAGAATTAGGCTTAATTGACAAGCATGTGACCTTGCTTGATCAAGCCAAACTTGGTTTAAAGCTGACGGCATATATTCATATTAGTATGGACCGACATACGCCTGAGCGATTTGATAATTTTGAAGCGGAGATCGCCGCGATCCCAGATGTGATGGAATGTTGTATTATTACCGGGAGTGATGCCGATTTTCAGTTAAAGGTTATCGTGCCGGATATGGAGCATTACCAAGAGTTACTGCTAGGAAAGATAACGCGAATTAAAGGGGTAACAGGGGTGAAATCGAGCTTTATGTTACGTAATGTATTAAGCCGAACGGTATTACCGCTCGACCACATTAAATAA
- a CDS encoding DUF3581 family protein, with translation MFLNEFYSQKDSSFRFTQQQASRFAKTVANDYNKIHDVDNKRFCVPGDLLFAVSLVKFGLSETMKIDFTGMVKNDTDLAFSPLVENKTEIVNTDQKSFMKLEIGGPSSHDEKIITKIIKEYVQFSGNNFPDIMVPLMRSENLMFNPARALVMYKSMQLNMTRVNVNSITLKFDGAVIDVQGKRATVTFKFDFYEGNDKIGTGQKEMLLSGLIPYEESVMAGVIADYQAAKTKYLAAAS, from the coding sequence ATGTTTCTAAACGAATTCTATTCTCAAAAAGACAGCTCTTTTCGCTTCACTCAACAGCAGGCTAGTCGATTTGCTAAAACGGTAGCGAACGACTATAACAAGATCCATGATGTGGATAATAAACGTTTTTGTGTTCCTGGCGACTTACTTTTTGCTGTATCTTTGGTTAAATTCGGTTTATCTGAAACAATGAAAATTGATTTTACCGGTATGGTTAAAAACGACACTGACCTCGCTTTTTCCCCACTGGTAGAAAATAAAACCGAAATAGTAAATACCGATCAAAAATCCTTTATGAAATTAGAGATTGGCGGTCCATCGTCTCACGATGAAAAAATAATCACTAAAATTATTAAAGAATATGTTCAATTTTCAGGAAATAATTTCCCTGACATAATGGTGCCACTGATGCGCTCAGAGAACCTCATGTTCAACCCCGCGCGTGCATTAGTGATGTATAAATCCATGCAATTAAACATGACACGTGTGAATGTTAATAGCATTACACTAAAATTTGATGGCGCTGTGATTGACGTGCAAGGCAAACGTGCAACCGTGACCTTTAAATTTGATTTCTACGAAGGTAATGACAAAATAGGAACAGGCCAAAAAGAAATGCTATTAAGCGGTCTCATCCCATACGAAGAATCGGTAATGGCCGGTGTCATTGCCGATTATCAAGCGGCAAAAACTAAGTACCTTGCTGCAGCGAGTTAA
- the purU gene encoding formyltetrahydrofolate deformylase: MEKKILLADCPDQKGLISKITNICYKHRLNIINNTEFVDNTHNRFFMRTELEGIFNDETLLADLDSALPTGSHRKLVSAGRKRIVILVTKEAHCLGDILMKNYYGGLDVEIAAIVGNYDNLAELAGKFDVPYHTVSHVGISREEHEEQIIETVTTYQPDYVILAKYMRILTPNFVTVFENKIINIHHSFLPAFIGAQPYKQAFERGVKIIGATAHFVTNNLDEGPIILQDVIHVDHKYNAEDMARSGKDVEKSVLSKALRLVLEERVFIYENRTVVF; this comes from the coding sequence ATGGAAAAGAAAATATTACTGGCCGATTGTCCCGATCAAAAAGGACTTATCTCGAAGATCACCAACATTTGTTATAAGCATCGACTCAATATTATCAATAACACCGAGTTTGTCGATAACACCCACAATCGATTTTTTATGCGTACCGAACTCGAAGGCATATTCAACGATGAAACCTTACTTGCCGACCTCGATAGCGCGCTACCAACAGGCTCACACCGTAAACTGGTTTCTGCGGGTCGTAAACGCATCGTCATCTTAGTCACCAAAGAAGCGCATTGCCTTGGTGATATTTTAATGAAAAATTACTACGGTGGTTTAGATGTTGAGATAGCCGCCATTGTGGGTAATTATGATAACCTGGCCGAATTAGCCGGAAAATTTGATGTGCCTTATCATACGGTGTCCCACGTCGGTATTAGCCGCGAAGAACACGAAGAACAAATCATTGAAACAGTAACAACATACCAACCTGATTATGTCATTTTAGCAAAATACATGCGTATTCTAACGCCAAATTTTGTCACTGTATTTGAAAATAAAATCATCAATATCCATCATTCTTTCTTGCCTGCTTTTATTGGCGCACAGCCTTATAAGCAAGCGTTTGAACGTGGCGTGAAGATTATTGGTGCAACCGCCCACTTCGTCACTAATAATCTTGATGAAGGGCCGATCATTTTGCAAGATGTCATCCACGTAGATCATAAATACAACGCCGAAGATATGGCGCGTTCAGGCAAAGATGTAGAAAAATCAGTGCTCAGTAAAGCATTGCGTCTAGTACTTGAAGAACGTGTGTTTATCTATGAAAACCGTACCGTGGTATTTTAA
- a CDS encoding YchJ family protein produces the protein MHISCSCGLAIPFKDCCGKYIYGTATPITAEQLMRSRYSAYVNNVPIYLMATHHPDFIADLNEDLITETAENTPWLRLEIIVSQGDEESATGIVEFKAWFQDGEQEACLHERSNFVFQDQQWFYTHGELNPAPLKQSRNDPCLCGSDKKYKKCCG, from the coding sequence ATGCATATTTCGTGTAGCTGTGGTTTAGCAATACCCTTTAAAGATTGCTGCGGTAAATACATTTATGGCACAGCAACGCCGATAACTGCAGAACAATTAATGCGTTCGCGTTACAGTGCTTATGTAAACAATGTACCGATTTATTTAATGGCAACACATCATCCCGATTTTATTGCTGACTTAAATGAAGACTTAATTACTGAAACCGCAGAAAATACCCCGTGGTTACGATTAGAAATAATCGTCAGCCAAGGTGATGAAGAAAGCGCAACTGGCATCGTGGAATTTAAAGCCTGGTTCCAAGACGGCGAGCAAGAAGCGTGTTTACATGAACGCTCCAACTTCGTATTTCAAGACCAACAATGGTTTTATACCCATGGCGAACTTAATCCTGCGCCACTAAAACAAAGCCGTAACGATCCTTGCTTATGCGGCAGTGATAAAAAATATAAGAAATGCTGTGGCTAG
- a CDS encoding DUF2947 domain-containing protein: MNYIELESYSRKWIFNHKSLPINAEDLANIKPFSKERAGQLWSQLISSQCNFTDQFSKGDWPHDQNTWLQEADWQRAWDNDDSHELPEEVLAHLTWDDNSKVYFCYERFNMIETNWGTFKRNWKNFLFYDDGALLISAKRKETLSFKENGSVLIGTRAAVQPAK, translated from the coding sequence ATGAATTATATCGAACTTGAATCTTATTCTCGAAAGTGGATCTTCAACCATAAATCACTGCCAATTAACGCTGAAGATTTAGCGAATATCAAACCCTTTAGCAAAGAAAGAGCCGGTCAATTATGGAGCCAACTTATTAGCTCGCAATGTAACTTTACCGATCAATTCAGTAAAGGCGACTGGCCACATGATCAAAACACTTGGTTGCAAGAAGCTGACTGGCAGCGCGCTTGGGACAATGATGATAGCCATGAATTACCTGAAGAAGTGCTCGCACATTTAACTTGGGACGATAACAGTAAAGTTTATTTTTGCTATGAACGCTTCAATATGATTGAAACGAATTGGGGCACATTTAAACGTAACTGGAAAAACTTTTTGTTCTATGATGACGGTGCATTATTAATCTCCGCGAAACGTAAAGAAACCCTCTCATTTAAAGAGAACGGGTCCGTATTAATTGGTACGCGCGCAGCTGTCCAGCCAGCTAAATAA
- a CDS encoding hydrolase, whose product MFQPSQFQPQWWMRNAHLQTMLPTISRRNLTFPTISERLELEDGDFLDLAWTVLPTAENIKPIVIIFHGLEGSVESPYVKGIMRAVNAAGWIGLVMHFRGCSEEPNRLLRAYHSGDTSDASYVIGLIAKRYPNAPLFAVGYSLGGSVLTHYLAQTGKQSQLLAASVVSAPLLLAESAERIKKGFSKAYQRRLIKRLQASVVRKFEHLDMRNALNLTTKQVKKLNTFIEFDDRVTAPLHGFKNALDYYRQCSSLQFLHKIETPTLFIHAEDDPFLTKKVIPNAKDMSANIVFELSRYGGHVGFVYGSILKPKYWLEERFPTWFNEFTKDKKR is encoded by the coding sequence ATGTTTCAACCGAGTCAATTTCAGCCGCAGTGGTGGATGCGTAATGCGCATTTACAAACCATGTTGCCGACGATCAGTCGCCGAAATCTGACGTTCCCGACAATTAGTGAAAGATTAGAACTCGAAGATGGTGATTTTCTTGATCTCGCTTGGACTGTGCTCCCAACAGCCGAAAATATTAAACCGATTGTTATTATTTTCCATGGGCTTGAAGGCTCTGTCGAGTCGCCTTATGTAAAAGGTATTATGCGTGCGGTCAATGCTGCGGGTTGGATTGGTTTAGTGATGCATTTTCGTGGTTGTAGTGAAGAACCAAACCGCTTATTACGGGCTTATCATTCTGGTGATACCAGTGATGCAAGTTATGTGATTGGTTTGATTGCCAAGCGTTACCCTAACGCGCCTTTATTTGCGGTGGGTTATTCGTTGGGTGGCAGTGTATTAACGCATTATCTGGCACAAACCGGTAAGCAATCACAATTATTAGCTGCCTCTGTGGTATCTGCGCCATTATTATTAGCAGAAAGTGCCGAGCGGATCAAAAAAGGCTTTTCTAAAGCGTATCAACGCCGGTTGATTAAACGTCTGCAAGCCAGTGTGGTGCGTAAATTTGAACATTTAGATATGCGTAATGCGTTGAATTTAACGACCAAGCAAGTGAAAAAGTTAAATACTTTTATCGAATTTGACGATCGTGTCACCGCACCGTTACATGGTTTTAAAAATGCGCTGGATTATTATCGTCAATGCAGTAGTTTGCAGTTTTTGCATAAGATCGAAACGCCAACATTATTTATTCATGCCGAAGATGATCCGTTTTTAACTAAAAAAGTGATCCCAAACGCTAAAGATATGTCGGCAAATATTGTATTTGAATTAAGTCGTTATGGCGGTCATGTTGGTTTTGTGTATGGTTCCATTTTAAAGCCAAAATATTGGTTAGAAGAGCGGTTCCCAACTTGGTTTAATGAATTTACTAAAGATAAAAAACGGTAA
- a CDS encoding cytochrome P450, which yields MNAKMVKGVNSSVLPTISFDDLPGPKQQVILGNFTQISAESFHTHLEQWAKEYGSAYQMRLLNKPYLVISDPKIGLEIIKQRPKLFNRTERLEWLFADLGIHGVFSSNGDKWKRQRRLIMPAFSYKTLANFVPQLKSLSINLQAAIDKKIATGEVFNVHKLLQYFTIDITTSLVFGYQTNMLLGNADTSLRDNIDRLFRALNKRSKYPFPWWRYIRTPETRRIDKAREEVYQLAVSMITKAKVDLAGNSVLADEPETILQAMIVASDSEESKLTDDELVANILTLLLAGEDTTSNMLAWTLYYLAQNPSLQQQVIDEVSRVCDGDIEKVDLTALEQFEFIEAILREGLRLKGTAPLISAEPTEDTVLSNGIKVPKGTAIFILTRPGGLDEKVVACPEKFNPERWLSTPEKPVCPHLQSSHIPFGAGARHCPGERLAMMEGKAVIARLCWYYVISQPEQAPEVGEEFAFTMRPTNLALTLTPRK from the coding sequence ATGAATGCTAAAATGGTTAAGGGTGTTAACTCGTCAGTATTACCAACAATTTCTTTCGATGACCTACCAGGTCCAAAACAACAAGTTATCCTCGGTAATTTCACACAGATTTCGGCAGAATCATTTCATACACACTTAGAGCAATGGGCGAAAGAGTACGGTTCAGCTTATCAAATGAGATTATTGAATAAGCCGTATCTGGTGATCTCAGATCCTAAAATAGGCTTAGAAATTATCAAACAAAGACCGAAACTGTTTAATCGTACCGAACGTTTAGAATGGTTGTTTGCAGACTTAGGTATTCACGGGGTATTTTCCAGTAATGGCGACAAATGGAAGCGGCAGCGACGATTGATTATGCCAGCATTTTCTTACAAAACATTAGCCAATTTTGTACCCCAGCTAAAATCATTATCCATTAATCTGCAAGCGGCTATAGATAAAAAAATAGCCACGGGAGAAGTGTTTAATGTGCATAAGTTATTGCAGTATTTTACCATTGATATCACCACCAGTTTGGTATTCGGTTATCAAACCAATATGCTGTTGGGTAATGCAGATACCAGTCTGCGTGATAATATTGACCGTCTGTTTCGCGCATTAAATAAACGCAGTAAATACCCTTTTCCGTGGTGGCGTTATATTCGTACCCCTGAAACGCGCAGAATTGATAAAGCCCGCGAAGAAGTCTATCAATTAGCCGTCAGTATGATCACTAAAGCCAAGGTGGATTTGGCCGGAAATAGTGTGTTAGCCGACGAGCCTGAAACGATTTTACAAGCCATGATTGTTGCCAGTGACAGCGAAGAGAGTAAATTAACGGATGATGAATTAGTTGCCAACATTTTAACCTTGCTGCTGGCTGGTGAAGACACAACCTCTAATATGCTGGCGTGGACTTTGTATTATTTAGCCCAAAATCCCAGTTTACAGCAGCAAGTGATTGATGAAGTCTCACGTGTTTGCGATGGCGATATTGAAAAAGTAGATCTGACGGCGTTAGAGCAGTTTGAGTTTATTGAAGCGATATTACGTGAAGGTTTGCGGCTTAAAGGCACTGCACCGCTTATTTCCGCAGAACCGACTGAAGACACGGTATTGAGTAATGGCATTAAAGTGCCAAAAGGTACGGCTATTTTTATATTAACACGTCCCGGAGGGTTAGATGAAAAGGTGGTGGCGTGCCCTGAAAAGTTTAATCCGGAGCGTTGGTTATCGACCCCAGAAAAGCCGGTTTGTCCGCATCTACAAAGTAGTCATATTCCGTTTGGCGCAGGGGCAAGGCATTGTCCAGGTGAGCGTTTAGCAATGATGGAAGGCAAGGCTGTGATTGCCCGTTTATGTTGGTATTACGTGATTAGTCAACCAGAACAAGCGCCTGAAGTCGGCGAAGAGTTTGCGTTTACTATGCGGCCGACCAATTTAGCGCTAACATTAACGCCACGTAAATGA